The following are encoded together in the Chaetodon auriga isolate fChaAug3 chromosome 6, fChaAug3.hap1, whole genome shotgun sequence genome:
- the irx5b gene encoding iroquois-class homeodomain protein IRX-5b produces the protein MAYPQGFLFQPSVSLALHSCPSFSSGVILGPRTDELGRSSSGSAFAPYSSSTTSPGFNSHLPYGGEPRAAATLSSFVSPGYDPSSGISGSLDYHPFGALGPYSYGDPTYRKNATRDATATLKAWLSEHRKNPYPTKGEKIMLAIITKMTLTQVSTWFANARRRLKKENKMTWTPRNRSEDEEEEDNIDLERNDEDEEPMKMNNEEPESKSEAVVRRPPSVGDSCVLMFRDDSGSDTDRGFTDPDFRDSGDRRLPHIQSPASTGAPPPQGTVRGPEPERTSSPPSKEHVDSCNVIQGPNPAPKPKLWSLAEIATSADKSKGCNDSSQSGGAGHQQAPANPTSTPRTPFPHSPALPRHLYYPSPFIPGYSGYGPLGPLHGSPGSHLGPTTHLNGLQQTMLQRAEAAARDCRLRSHELKKGMTSA, from the exons ATGGCTTATCCTCAGGGTTTCCTCTTCCAGCCGTCCGTGTCCCTGGCTCTGCACTCCTGTCCGTCCTTCAGCTCCGGGGTCATCTTAGGACCGCGGACGGACGAGCTCGGTCGCTCCTCTTCGGGCTCAGCCTTCGCTCCGTACTCGAGTTCGACGACCTCTCCGGGtttcaactcccacctcccgTACGGCGGGGAGCCCCGGGCCGCCGCCACCCTCAGCTCCTTTGTG agTCCCGGTTACGATCCGTCCTCGGGCATCTCCGGCTCCTTAGACTACCACCCGTTCGGGGCCCTGGGGCCCTACTCGTACGGAGACCCCACCTACAGGAAGAACGCCACGCGGGACGCCACGGCCACGCTGAAGGCCTGGCTGAGCGAGCACCGCAAGAACCCGTACCCCACCAAGGGCGAGAAGATCATGCTGGCCATCATCACCAAGATGACCCTGACCCAGGTGTCCACCTGGTTCGCCAACGCCCGCCGGAGGCTGAAGAAGGAGAACAAGATGACCTGGACCCCCAGGAACCGGagcgaggacgaggaggaggaggacaacaTCGACCTGGAGCGCAACGACGAGGACGAGGAGCCCATGAAGATGAATAACGAGGAGCCCGAGTCGAAGAGCGAAGCCg tgGTCCGTCGCCCCCCCTCGGTCGGGGACTcgtgtgtgttgatgttcaGAGACGACAGCGGCAGCGACACCGATCGAGGTTTCACCGATCCGGACTTCAGAGACTCTGGGGACCGGAGGCTGCCCCACATCCAGAGCCCCGCCTCCACAGGGGCCCCTCCCCCGCAGGGGACGGTCAGAGGGCCCGAGCCGGAGCGCACGTCCAGCCCGCCGTCTAAAGAACACGTCGACTCCTGCAACGTCATTCAGGGGCCCAACCCGGCCCCTAAACCCAAACTGTGGTCCCTGGCCGAGATCGCCACGTCTGCGGATAAAAGCAAAGGATGTAATGACTCTTCACAGAGCGGGGGGGCGGGACATCAGCAGGCCCCAGCCAACCCCACGTCCACGCCCCGGACCCCCTTCCCCCACAGCCCCGCCCTGCCCCGACACCTGTACTACCCCTCCCCCTTCATCCCCGGGTACTCCGGCTACGGCCCCCTGGGGCCCCTGCACGGCAGCCCCGGCTCACACTTGGGCCCCACGACGCATTTAAACGGATTACAGCAGACGATGCTGCAGCGGGCCGAGGCGGCGGCCAGAGACTGCAGACTGCGCAGCCACGAACTGAAGAAAGGCATGACGAGCGCGTAG